One Chromatiaceae bacterium DNA segment encodes these proteins:
- a CDS encoding ferredoxin produces the protein MTTAKQAGGVRRTQQRSGGAAPSLPVLPGAVKDVKTTRKLEFTLRHFHLGDPGAKAELEPAGDDFLPALLDPFRDTSRLRYEYPLFLYPPDRQDSHRKAIHLAGPLSEWLQQTVAAAAPGEDKARILKDHLPWLEHYLRQALAPTEGPVAAAARLAEAGEALQGHLNLDQAARERLAGDLQGLVTQAPAGAMLLAYGRYPALHLLVHAIHSRVIPRRARFHALIGNCIRGLKELLEVEWTKSDESIEPARARDSVGPGAALFDAAALSEVMDHVRGTHQMPSERRARIQQALAVLERWRDDPVLVRFVHDGSLASEWVKGDPSLVDLADVDPCERATRLFDEQAGRLAEAFSAVRIAQLEINGIYDPAIHDPWFAKFNWEGFSQDELLLVPSVIAVGSADWLAGDGLHAFSRLLSSGRPVQILIRVQPSNNPGTRPEENPFDRYRIELGYLGIAHRQAVVTQSSPARHEHLMEGFLSGLDATRTSLHLINTGLRPPSRKIPLNAWLVAGAALEGRAHPFFHVNPEAGDFAAARMNFAGNPQPELDWPIQPFHYMDENGNRVDQELAFTFADYALLIERLSHHFRIVPPGCESDALVPMQDYLAMKPDDAYQRMPYILAVDGNAQLHRLLVSRELALACLDRLNFWHTLQELAGVRNHYVDIAVERTRNEEHLLAEQERERVQVEHKAEVEWVRDTAAREAMERLSNVILGMDFTSGVPGGFVPPAPALRPGGEPAAAPMAVAPAQPQATVAQEETLSFDEPWIDTPLCTSCNDCMKVNPLLFLYNEDKQARLGDVNKATYAQLVKAAELCPAKCIHPGQPWNPNESGLVELIERAAPFNR, from the coding sequence ATGACGACTGCAAAGCAAGCCGGCGGCGTACGCAGGACCCAGCAGCGATCGGGCGGAGCGGCGCCGTCGCTTCCGGTCCTTCCCGGCGCGGTGAAGGACGTCAAGACCACCCGCAAGCTGGAGTTCACGCTGCGCCATTTTCACTTGGGGGATCCCGGGGCCAAGGCGGAGCTGGAGCCGGCGGGCGACGACTTCCTGCCGGCCCTGCTCGACCCCTTCCGCGACACCTCCCGGCTGCGCTACGAATATCCCCTCTTCCTGTATCCGCCAGATAGGCAGGACAGCCACCGGAAGGCAATCCACCTGGCCGGGCCCCTGTCCGAGTGGCTCCAACAGACGGTGGCCGCCGCCGCGCCGGGGGAGGACAAGGCCCGGATCCTCAAGGACCACCTGCCCTGGTTGGAACACTACCTGCGGCAGGCCCTGGCCCCAACCGAGGGACCGGTGGCGGCCGCCGCCCGGCTGGCCGAGGCCGGCGAGGCCCTGCAAGGGCACCTGAACCTCGACCAGGCCGCGCGCGAACGCCTGGCCGGAGATCTGCAAGGACTGGTCACGCAGGCCCCGGCAGGGGCCATGCTCCTGGCCTACGGGCGTTACCCCGCGTTGCACCTGCTGGTACATGCCATCCACAGCCGGGTGATCCCGCGCCGGGCGCGCTTCCACGCCCTGATCGGCAATTGCATCCGCGGCCTCAAAGAATTGCTCGAGGTGGAGTGGACCAAATCGGACGAGTCCATCGAGCCCGCCCGGGCGCGGGACAGCGTGGGACCCGGCGCGGCCCTGTTTGACGCCGCCGCCCTGTCCGAGGTCATGGACCATGTGCGCGGCACCCATCAGATGCCCTCCGAGCGCCGGGCGCGCATCCAGCAGGCCCTGGCGGTGCTGGAGCGCTGGAGGGATGACCCGGTGCTGGTGCGCTTCGTCCATGACGGCAGTCTCGCCTCCGAATGGGTGAAGGGGGACCCCTCCCTGGTCGACCTCGCGGACGTCGACCCCTGCGAGCGTGCCACCCGGCTGTTCGACGAGCAGGCCGGGCGGCTGGCGGAGGCGTTTTCCGCCGTGCGCATCGCCCAACTGGAAATCAACGGCATCTACGATCCCGCCATCCACGACCCCTGGTTCGCCAAGTTCAACTGGGAGGGCTTCTCCCAGGACGAGTTGCTGCTGGTGCCCTCGGTGATCGCGGTGGGGTCCGCGGACTGGCTGGCGGGCGATGGTCTGCACGCCTTCTCCCGGCTGCTGAGCTCCGGGCGACCGGTGCAAATCCTGATCCGGGTGCAACCCAGCAACAATCCGGGCACCCGTCCCGAGGAAAACCCTTTCGACCGCTACCGCATCGAGCTCGGCTATCTGGGCATAGCCCACCGCCAGGCGGTGGTTACCCAATCCTCGCCCGCCCGCCACGAGCACCTAATGGAGGGTTTCCTGTCGGGCCTAGATGCCACCCGCACCAGCCTGCACCTGATCAACACGGGTCTGCGCCCCCCCTCCAGGAAAATCCCGTTGAATGCCTGGCTGGTGGCCGGCGCGGCCCTCGAGGGCCGCGCCCACCCCTTCTTTCACGTGAATCCGGAGGCTGGGGACTTCGCGGCGGCGCGCATGAATTTCGCCGGCAACCCCCAACCGGAACTGGACTGGCCCATCCAACCGTTCCATTACATGGACGAGAACGGCAACCGCGTGGACCAGGAGTTGGCCTTCACCTTCGCGGATTACGCCCTGCTGATCGAACGCCTGAGTCATCATTTTCGCATCGTCCCGCCTGGGTGCGAGTCCGATGCCCTGGTGCCCATGCAGGACTACCTGGCCATGAAGCCGGACGACGCTTACCAGCGCATGCCCTATATCTTGGCGGTCGACGGCAACGCCCAACTGCACCGGCTGCTGGTCTCCCGGGAACTGGCGCTGGCCTGCCTGGACCGGCTCAATTTTTGGCATACCCTGCAGGAGCTGGCGGGCGTGCGCAACCACTATGTGGACATCGCGGTGGAGCGGACCCGCAACGAGGAGCACCTGCTGGCGGAGCAAGAGCGCGAGCGGGTCCAGGTCGAACACAAGGCGGAAGTGGAGTGGGTGCGCGACACGGCCGCCCGCGAGGCCATGGAACGGCTCTCCAATGTCATACTTGGCATGGACTTTACCTCGGGAGTACCTGGCGGTTTCGTTCCGCCGGCCCCGGCCCTAAGGCCAGGGGGCGAGCCCGCCGCCGCGCCAATGGCGGTAGCACCGGCGCAGCCCCAGGCAACGGTTGCTCAGGAAGAGACCCTCTCCTTCGACGAGCCCTGGATCGATACCCCCCTATGCACCAGTTGCAACGACTGCATGAAGGTGAACCCACTCTTATTCTTATACAACGAGGATAAACAGGCCCGGCTCGGGGACGTCAACAAGGCCACTTACGCCCAACTCGTGAAGGCGGCGGAGCTTTGTCCGGCAAAATGCATCCATCCCGGCCAGCCCTGGAATCCCAACGAGTCGGGACTGGTCGAGTTGATCGAGCGAGCCGCACCCTTCAATCGATGA
- a CDS encoding 2-oxoglutarate oxidoreductase has translation MFGLKADWSHEVFERYFTIGDYAGGEARWCPGCGDHGILAAVHKLLRDEQVVPELTVAVSGIGCSSRLPHYMGTFGFHSLHGRALPVACGIKSRRPELDVWVSTGDGDCFSIGTAHWIHAIRYNMDMTVMVFDNSIYGLTKAQSSPTTPMGMKTNTHPLGAILGPLNPLTITLGISNVSFVAQVVDWSPPLLYEVLKAAHRHRGLGFVRIIQRCPVFADAHGKEMLADPTRVLLLNHERGIPIDKGVARQFPNHREHDPADLAGARDIAQDQSHIPVGLLYHNPDAPCYEDLSSRGGDMTPARKLAGLDSALDDFTI, from the coding sequence ATGTTTGGACTCAAGGCGGACTGGTCGCACGAGGTCTTCGAGCGCTATTTCACCATTGGTGATTACGCGGGCGGGGAGGCGCGCTGGTGTCCCGGCTGCGGCGACCACGGCATCCTCGCCGCGGTGCACAAGCTCCTGCGCGACGAACAGGTGGTCCCGGAGCTGACGGTGGCGGTGTCCGGTATCGGCTGCTCCAGCCGGCTGCCCCACTACATGGGCACCTTCGGCTTCCACAGCCTTCATGGACGCGCGCTGCCGGTGGCCTGCGGCATCAAGTCCCGCCGACCGGAGCTGGATGTGTGGGTCTCCACCGGCGACGGCGACTGCTTCTCCATCGGCACCGCCCACTGGATCCATGCCATCCGTTACAACATGGACATGACGGTGATGGTGTTCGACAACTCCATCTACGGCCTGACCAAGGCCCAGTCCTCGCCCACCACCCCAATGGGGATGAAGACCAACACCCACCCCCTTGGGGCCATCCTCGGCCCCTTGAACCCCTTGACCATCACCCTCGGCATCAGCAACGTTTCCTTCGTCGCCCAGGTCGTGGACTGGAGCCCGCCGCTGCTCTACGAGGTGCTCAAGGCCGCCCATCGCCACCGCGGACTCGGCTTCGTGCGCATCATCCAGCGCTGCCCGGTGTTCGCGGATGCCCACGGCAAGGAGATGCTGGCGGACCCCACGCGCGTCCTCCTGCTCAACCATGAGCGCGGCATCCCGATCGACAAGGGCGTGGCGCGCCAATTTCCCAACCATCGCGAACATGATCCCGCGGACCTCGCCGGCGCCCGCGATATCGCCCAGGACCAGTCGCATATTCCGGTGGGGCTGCTCTATCACAACCCCGACGCCCCCTGCTACGAAGACCTGTCCAGCCGTGGCGGGGATATGACCCCGGCGCGGAAGCTGGCCGGTCTCGATTCGGCATTGGATGACTTCACCATTTGA
- a CDS encoding 2-oxoacid:acceptor oxidoreductase subunit alpha encodes MKEAKSYPLAQTINEYIVEIVSDSGEGAQKAGQTFGIISARMGNGVWTVEIIPAEIQPPARSPAGASGIRIRLASKYVTNMGDEADLVVAFNEQVLYSRIASGAYKQGAIVLLEDKWREDPVEGIRAQYAKAVAEFRANGLVVHELPIERACLEVTSNPQRGKNMFVLGMLCHIFSRDLDMARAEIANTFRRKGDKVIGLNQRLFDAGSAFARERIDICHTIPPRPGHGGRYIVTNGNQAIGLGVMAAGMELVAMYPITPATSASHYLAEFFHKVGGFVHQAEDEIAAIGFALGASYAGKTACTITSGPGLALKTEYLALAVMAEIPLVLVLVQRGGPSTGLPTKVEQGDLLAALYGEPGDAPKVVIAAATIEECLHFVIMARRLAETFRTPVVLLTDANLATGVQPYPRPEPCVEWLAPPIDQSEWDESVPPYAWDDVTGLSSRPIPGMRGGEYVLTGLAHTKQSKVAYDSDSNQRGCEMRSRKLAALAGTLKPPIVHGDAEGDLLVVGWGSTLGAIEEAIDRARADGHKVSSLHLRFLSPMEPGLKEIFLRFRKVLTVEINYSDDPQAPLITRETRRYAQLAWLLRAQTLIDVDCWSAVYGHPLQPGMIYRILLKHLAALEGNN; translated from the coding sequence ATGAAGGAAGCGAAAAGCTACCCACTGGCGCAGACCATCAACGAGTATATCGTCGAGATTGTCAGCGACTCGGGCGAGGGGGCGCAGAAGGCCGGCCAGACCTTCGGTATCATCAGTGCCCGTATGGGCAATGGGGTCTGGACCGTGGAGATCATCCCGGCGGAGATCCAACCGCCTGCCCGCTCACCGGCCGGCGCGAGCGGTATCCGCATCCGTCTGGCCTCGAAATACGTCACCAACATGGGCGACGAGGCCGACTTGGTGGTTGCCTTCAATGAGCAGGTGCTCTATTCGCGCATCGCCAGTGGCGCCTACAAGCAGGGTGCGATCGTGTTGCTGGAGGACAAGTGGCGGGAGGACCCGGTGGAGGGGATCCGGGCGCAGTATGCCAAGGCGGTGGCGGAGTTCCGCGCCAACGGTCTGGTCGTCCATGAACTGCCCATCGAGCGAGCCTGTTTGGAAGTCACGTCCAATCCGCAACGCGGCAAGAACATGTTCGTCTTGGGCATGCTTTGCCACATCTTCAGCCGCGACCTGGATATGGCTCGGGCCGAGATCGCCAACACCTTCCGCCGTAAGGGCGACAAGGTTATCGGCCTCAACCAACGATTGTTCGACGCCGGCTCGGCATTTGCCCGGGAACGGATCGACATCTGCCACACGATTCCACCCCGACCCGGGCACGGTGGCAGATACATCGTCACCAATGGCAACCAGGCCATCGGCCTGGGTGTCATGGCCGCGGGCATGGAACTAGTCGCCATGTATCCCATCACCCCCGCCACCTCCGCCTCCCATTACCTGGCGGAGTTTTTCCACAAGGTAGGGGGCTTTGTGCACCAGGCGGAGGACGAGATCGCCGCCATCGGCTTTGCCCTGGGCGCATCCTATGCCGGCAAGACCGCCTGTACCATCACCTCCGGTCCCGGGCTAGCACTGAAGACCGAGTACCTGGCCCTGGCGGTGATGGCGGAGATCCCCTTGGTGCTGGTGTTGGTGCAGCGCGGCGGTCCCTCGACCGGTCTACCCACCAAGGTCGAGCAGGGAGATCTCCTGGCCGCCCTGTATGGCGAACCAGGGGATGCGCCCAAGGTGGTGATAGCCGCAGCCACTATCGAGGAATGCCTCCACTTCGTGATCATGGCGCGGCGACTGGCGGAGACCTTCCGTACCCCGGTGGTGCTGCTGACCGACGCCAACCTTGCCACCGGCGTGCAACCCTATCCGCGGCCCGAGCCCTGCGTCGAGTGGCTGGCACCTCCCATCGATCAATCCGAGTGGGACGAGAGCGTCCCGCCCTATGCCTGGGACGATGTAACTGGGCTCTCCTCGCGCCCGATCCCCGGCATGCGGGGCGGCGAGTACGTGCTGACCGGTCTGGCCCACACCAAGCAGAGCAAGGTCGCCTACGACTCGGACTCCAACCAGCGCGGCTGCGAGATGCGCAGCCGCAAACTAGCGGCCCTGGCCGGCACCCTGAAGCCGCCGATCGTCCACGGCGACGCCGAGGGCGATCTGCTGGTGGTAGGCTGGGGCTCCACCTTGGGTGCCATCGAGGAGGCGATAGACCGGGCGCGGGCGGATGGCCATAAGGTCTCCTCCCTCCATTTGCGTTTTCTCTCCCCCATGGAGCCGGGGCTGAAAGAGATCTTTCTCCGCTTCCGCAAGGTCCTGACGGTGGAGATCAATTACAGCGACGACCCGCAGGCGCCGCTCATCACCCGGGAAACGCGGCGCTACGCTCAACTCGCCTGGCTGCTGCGCGCCCAAACCCTGATCGACGTGGACTGCTGGTCGGCGGTCTACGGGCACCCGCTGCAGCCCGGAATGATTTACCGGATTCTGCTGAAGCACCTCGCGGCATTGGAGGGGAACAACTGA
- the pntB gene encoding Re/Si-specific NAD(P)(+) transhydrogenase subunit beta, producing the protein MNEGLMTTAYIGAAILFILSLGGLSNPETSRRGNLFGMIGMAIAVLATLAGPRVTGVSNFAVILAGMAIGGAVGVYAAIRVKMTQMPELVALMHSLVGVAACTVGFANYIDPSAHFTGAEKTIHEVEIFLGILIGAVTFSGSVIAFGKLSGKIGGKPMLLPARHWLNLSLLVAVLIAGRVFLGAENAQAGLVPLAIMSVLALLFGVHMVMAIGGADMPVVVSMLNSYSGWAAAATGFMLSNDLLIVIGALVGSSGAILSYIMCRAMNRNFIAVIAGGFGTGGSATPAAGAAPQGEVNPIGVEETAELLRNARNIIIVPGYGMAVAQAQHTVYEITKLLREKGVNVRFGIHPVAGRMPGHMNVLLAEAKVPYDIVMEMDDLNQDFPRTDVSIVIGANDIVNPSAQEDPNSPIAGMPVLEVWKAKTSIVMKRSMASGYAGVDNPLFYKENNRMLFGDAKKMLDEVLGNLRK; encoded by the coding sequence ATGAACGAAGGTTTGATGACCACCGCCTACATTGGCGCCGCCATCCTGTTCATCCTCAGCTTGGGGGGATTGAGCAACCCAGAGACCTCGCGGCGGGGCAACCTGTTCGGCATGATCGGCATGGCCATCGCGGTCCTTGCCACCCTGGCCGGTCCCCGCGTTACCGGGGTATCCAATTTCGCCGTTATTCTGGCGGGCATGGCCATCGGCGGTGCGGTGGGGGTATACGCTGCCATTCGGGTCAAGATGACCCAAATGCCCGAGTTGGTCGCTTTGATGCACAGCCTGGTTGGCGTGGCCGCCTGCACGGTGGGTTTCGCCAACTATATTGACCCCTCTGCCCATTTCACCGGCGCGGAAAAGACCATCCACGAGGTCGAAATCTTTCTCGGCATCCTGATCGGCGCCGTGACCTTCTCCGGCTCGGTGATCGCCTTCGGTAAGCTTTCGGGCAAGATCGGGGGTAAGCCGATGCTGTTGCCGGCCCGTCATTGGCTCAACTTGAGTCTGCTGGTCGCCGTCCTGATCGCCGGCAGGGTGTTCCTCGGCGCCGAAAACGCCCAGGCGGGGCTGGTCCCGCTGGCCATCATGTCGGTGCTCGCCCTGTTGTTCGGCGTCCACATGGTGATGGCCATTGGCGGTGCCGACATGCCCGTGGTAGTGTCCATGCTCAACAGCTATTCGGGATGGGCGGCCGCGGCCACCGGCTTCATGCTCTCCAACGACCTCTTGATCGTCATCGGCGCGCTGGTGGGCTCCTCCGGTGCCATTCTGAGCTACATCATGTGCCGGGCGATGAACCGCAACTTCATCGCGGTGATCGCCGGCGGCTTCGGCACCGGCGGGAGTGCGACCCCGGCGGCAGGTGCGGCGCCCCAAGGCGAGGTCAATCCCATTGGTGTGGAGGAGACCGCCGAGCTGCTGCGCAACGCCCGCAATATCATTATCGTACCCGGTTATGGCATGGCGGTAGCCCAGGCCCAGCACACCGTCTACGAGATCACCAAGCTCCTGCGCGAGAAAGGGGTGAACGTCCGCTTCGGCATCCATCCGGTAGCCGGTCGCATGCCCGGTCACATGAACGTGCTTTTGGCCGAGGCCAAGGTGCCTTATGACATCGTCATGGAGATGGACGATCTCAACCAGGACTTCCCGCGGACGGACGTCTCTATCGTGATCGGCGCCAACGACATCGTCAATCCGTCCGCCCAGGAGGACCCCAACAGCCCGATCGCCGGGATGCCGGTACTTGAGGTATGGAAGGCCAAGACCTCCATCGTCATGAAACGCTCCATGGCATCGGGTTATGCCGGCGTGGACAATCCGCTGTTCTATAAGGAAAACAACCGGATGCTATTCGGCGATGCGAAGAAAATGCTGGACGAGGTGCTTGGCAACCTGCGCAAATGA
- a CDS encoding Re/Si-specific NAD(P)(+) transhydrogenase subunit alpha gives MQIGIPREVYPGERRVAATPESVAQLIKLGFSVVVESDAGMEANIGDDVYREAGAEVAAGPREVWKAADILLKVRAPMPHPTLGCSEVALLVAGKTLISFIWPAQNPELMQDLAATKGTVLAMDSVPRISRAQKLDALSSMANIAGYRAVIEAAHHFGRFFTGQVTAAGKVPPAKVFVIGAGVAGLSAIGAANALGAIVRAFDTRPEVADQVRSLGAEFVTVDSREDGSGVGGYAKVMSEDYQKAQKEMTARQAMEVDIIVTTALIPGKPAPKLITAGMVESMKPGSVIVDLAAEQGGNCELTVPHQVVVRHGVTIIGYADLPSRLARQSSQLYSTNLVRLLEELCPAKDGTINVNMDDEVIRGTTVIKDGAITWPPPPPKLSAAPPPRQQMATTAPPSTPAPKAGGHGAGSPVSVKSTLITGALLAIVFGFLGANAPAAFLGHFMIFVLACFIGYMVVWNVTPALHTPLMSVTNAISSIIVIGALIQIGSPGTLITLLAGLAIVLTAVNMFGGFWVTQRMLRMFRK, from the coding sequence ATGCAGATCGGCATCCCCAGAGAGGTCTATCCAGGAGAACGACGGGTAGCCGCCACCCCGGAATCGGTGGCGCAGTTGATCAAACTCGGTTTTTCGGTCGTGGTGGAGAGCGACGCCGGCATGGAGGCTAACATTGGCGACGACGTCTATCGGGAGGCCGGGGCCGAGGTGGCGGCCGGCCCGCGGGAGGTATGGAAGGCCGCGGACATCCTCCTTAAGGTGCGCGCGCCCATGCCTCACCCGACCCTGGGGTGCAGCGAAGTCGCGTTGCTCGTAGCCGGCAAGACCCTCATCTCCTTCATCTGGCCCGCCCAGAATCCGGAGCTGATGCAAGATCTGGCCGCCACCAAGGGGACGGTCCTGGCGATGGACTCGGTGCCCCGCATCTCCCGCGCCCAGAAGCTTGATGCCCTCTCCTCAATGGCCAATATTGCTGGTTACCGGGCAGTGATCGAGGCGGCTCACCACTTCGGCCGCTTTTTCACCGGTCAGGTGACCGCCGCCGGCAAGGTGCCACCGGCCAAGGTGTTCGTGATCGGCGCGGGCGTGGCGGGCCTGTCCGCCATTGGCGCGGCCAACGCCCTGGGGGCTATCGTACGGGCCTTCGACACCCGCCCCGAGGTGGCCGACCAAGTCAGAAGCTTGGGCGCCGAATTCGTCACCGTCGACTCTCGGGAGGACGGCTCTGGCGTGGGCGGTTACGCCAAGGTCATGAGCGAGGACTACCAGAAAGCCCAGAAGGAGATGACCGCCCGCCAGGCCATGGAGGTCGACATCATCGTCACCACCGCCTTGATCCCCGGCAAGCCCGCCCCCAAGCTCATCACGGCCGGGATGGTGGAGAGCATGAAACCCGGCTCGGTGATCGTGGACCTGGCGGCCGAGCAGGGGGGCAACTGCGAGCTAACCGTGCCCCACCAAGTGGTGGTACGCCACGGGGTGACCATCATCGGCTATGCCGACCTGCCCAGCCGCCTGGCCCGCCAATCGAGCCAGCTCTACTCCACCAACCTGGTGCGCCTGTTGGAGGAACTCTGCCCCGCCAAGGATGGGACGATCAACGTCAACATGGACGACGAGGTGATCCGGGGGACAACCGTGATCAAGGACGGCGCGATCACTTGGCCGCCCCCGCCGCCCAAGCTCTCCGCTGCCCCACCGCCCCGACAGCAGATGGCGACCACCGCCCCGCCCTCCACCCCGGCCCCCAAGGCGGGCGGCCACGGGGCCGGTAGCCCTGTCTCCGTCAAGTCCACCCTGATCACCGGGGCCCTGTTGGCGATCGTCTTCGGCTTTCTCGGTGCCAACGCCCCGGCGGCCTTCCTGGGCCACTTCATGATATTCGTGCTGGCCTGCTTCATCGGCTACATGGTGGTCTGGAACGTCACGCCGGCGCTGCACACTCCGCTAATGAGCGTGACCAACGCCATCTCCAGCATCATCGTGATCGGTGCCCTTATTCAGATCGGCTCCCCAGGAACACTTATCACCCTCTTGGCGGGATTGGCCATCGTGTTGACCGCCGTCAACATGTTCGGCGGCTTCTGGGTTACTCAGCGTATGTTGCGCATGTTCAGGAAATAA